One Leptolyngbya sp. CCY15150 DNA segment encodes these proteins:
- the tkt gene encoding transketolase, translating to MTVATQSLEQLCINSIRFLAIDAVEKAKSGHPGLPMGAAPMAFVLWDRFMRFNPKNPQWFNRDRFVLSAGHGCMLQYALLHLTGYDSVTLDDVKSFRQWGARTPGHPENFETAGVEVTTGPLGQGIANGVGLAMAEAHLAARFNKPDSTLVDHYTYVILGDGCNMEGVSGEACSLAGHLGLGKLIALYDDNHISIDGSTDIAFTEDVGMRFEAYGWHVQHVEDGNTDLAAIDNAIAAAKAVTDRPSLIKVTTTIGYGSPNKQNTAGVHGAALGTSEVEATRKELGWDYEPFVVPEDALAHFRKAVERGASYEAEWQETLAAYRTKYPAEAAEFERMLSGKLPEGWVDSLPTYTPDDAAIATRKNSQATLNALAPALPELVGGSADLTHSNLTELKVSGDFQKGQYQNRNMRFGVREHGMGAICNGISLHNSGLIPYCATFLVFADYMRAAIRLSALSQAQVIYVMTHDSIGLGEDGPTHQPVETIASLRVIPNLIVMRPADGNEVSGAYKVAVEKQDGPTLIAFSRQNLPNLVGSSIDSVAKGAYILSDSDGTPDLILIGTGSEVHLCVEAAKKLQAEGKKVRVVSMPSWEMFDIQDASYKESVLPKAVTKRLAVEAGSTFGWCRYVGSEGDVIGIDTFGASAPGEVCLQAFGFTVDNVLAKAMALLA from the coding sequence TCTAGCGATCGATGCTGTTGAGAAGGCGAAGTCTGGTCACCCCGGCCTGCCAATGGGCGCTGCTCCTATGGCATTTGTGCTGTGGGATCGCTTCATGCGCTTTAACCCCAAAAATCCTCAGTGGTTTAACCGCGATCGCTTTGTATTGTCGGCGGGGCATGGTTGTATGTTGCAGTACGCCCTGCTACACCTAACCGGCTATGACAGCGTCACCTTAGATGACGTGAAGAGCTTTCGTCAATGGGGTGCTCGCACCCCTGGACACCCGGAAAACTTTGAAACTGCCGGCGTTGAAGTCACCACCGGCCCCCTAGGTCAGGGGATTGCGAATGGTGTGGGTTTGGCGATGGCGGAAGCCCACCTGGCTGCCCGCTTCAACAAGCCAGATTCAACCTTGGTTGATCACTACACCTACGTGATTTTGGGCGATGGCTGCAACATGGAAGGGGTCTCTGGCGAGGCCTGCTCTCTAGCTGGGCACCTAGGTCTAGGCAAGCTGATTGCTCTCTACGACGACAACCACATTTCCATCGATGGTTCTACCGACATTGCCTTCACCGAAGACGTGGGCATGCGCTTTGAAGCCTACGGCTGGCACGTGCAGCATGTGGAAGATGGCAACACGGATCTAGCCGCGATCGACAACGCGATCGCCGCTGCTAAGGCCGTGACCGATCGCCCCTCGTTGATCAAAGTCACCACCACCATCGGCTACGGATCGCCCAACAAGCAAAACACCGCCGGTGTTCACGGTGCAGCGTTGGGAACTTCTGAAGTGGAAGCAACCCGCAAGGAACTCGGTTGGGACTACGAGCCCTTTGTGGTACCTGAAGATGCGCTGGCTCACTTCCGCAAAGCTGTGGAACGTGGCGCTAGCTACGAAGCAGAGTGGCAGGAAACCCTAGCGGCTTACCGCACCAAGTATCCAGCCGAAGCCGCCGAATTTGAGCGGATGCTGTCGGGCAAACTGCCGGAAGGTTGGGTGGATAGTCTACCTACCTACACCCCTGATGATGCAGCGATCGCTACCCGCAAGAATTCCCAAGCAACCCTGAATGCCTTGGCTCCAGCGCTGCCTGAATTAGTCGGTGGTTCCGCTGACCTAACCCACTCCAACCTGACGGAATTGAAAGTCTCTGGGGACTTCCAGAAGGGACAATACCAAAACCGCAATATGCGCTTTGGGGTGCGTGAACACGGTATGGGCGCAATTTGTAACGGGATCTCTCTGCACAACTCTGGTTTGATTCCCTACTGCGCCACCTTCCTCGTGTTTGCAGACTACATGCGGGCAGCCATTCGCCTATCGGCTCTGTCGCAAGCCCAAGTTATCTACGTGATGACCCACGACTCGATCGGTCTGGGTGAAGATGGCCCCACCCACCAGCCGGTGGAAACCATCGCGTCGCTGCGGGTGATTCCTAACCTGATCGTTATGCGTCCGGCGGATGGTAACGAAGTCTCTGGTGCCTACAAGGTAGCTGTGGAAAAACAGGACGGCCCTACCCTGATTGCCTTCAGCCGTCAAAACCTGCCTAACTTGGTGGGCAGCTCGATTGATAGCGTGGCTAAGGGTGCCTATATCCTGTCGGATAGCGACGGCACGCCTGACCTGATTTTGATTGGTACAGGTAGTGAAGTTCACCTCTGTGTTGAAGCTGCTAAGAAACTGCAGGCTGAAGGCAAGAAGGTGCGCGTCGTGTCCATGCCGTCTTGGGAAATGTTTGATATCCAAGATGCTAGCTACAAAGAGTCTGTGTTGCCGAAAGCTGTGACCAAGCGCTTGGCAGTAGAAGCTGGCTCTACTTTTGGCTGGTGCCGCTATGTGGGTAGCGAAGGCGATGTCATTGGCATCGATACCTTTGGGGCTTCTGCGCCTGGTGAAGTGTGCTTACAGGCGTTTGGCTTCACGGTCGATAACGTGTTGGCCAAGGCTATGGCACTGCTAGCTTAG